The Juglans regia cultivar Chandler chromosome 2, Walnut 2.0, whole genome shotgun sequence genome includes a window with the following:
- the LOC108983708 gene encoding protein disulfide-isomerase 5-3-like produces the protein MISAKKIKSVDFYRKIPRDLTEASLSGAGLSIVAALSMMFLFGMELNNYLTVSTSTAVIVDKSSDGDFLRIDFNISFPALSCEFASVDVSDILGTNRLNITKTIRKFSIDPHLRPTGAEFHSGTISHHIKHGDEVDEEPVEGSVPLTAQSFDTYTHVYPILVVNFYAPWCYWSNRLKPAWEKAAKAIRERYDPELDGRILLGKVDCTEQPDLCRRNHIQGYPSIRIFRKGSDVRDNHGHHDHESYYGNRDADSLIKTMEALAAPIPSESQKLALEGKSENTTENMKRPAPSAGGCRIEGHVRVKKVPGNLIISAHSGAHSFDTTQMNMSHVVNHLSFGRKIAPRVMSDVKRLIPYLGGSHDRLNGRSFINHRDLGANVTIEHYLQVVKTEVMIRGSHKLIEEYEYTAHSSLAQSIYIPVAKFHFELSPMQVLVTENPKSFSHFITNVCAIIGGVFTVAGILDSILYNTIKMMKKVELGKNF, from the exons ATGATTTCCGCCAAGAAGATCAAGTCCGTCGACTTTTACAG GAAAATTCCAAGAGATTTGACAGAAGCATCATTATCAGGTGCAGGATTATCCATAGTAGCCGCTCTGTCCatgatgtttttatttggaATG GAATTGAATAATTACTTGACTGTCAGTACATCTACAGCTGTGATTGTCGACAAAAGTTCTGATGGAGACTTCTTACGCATTGATTTTAATATCAG TTTTCCTGCCCTTTCATGTGAATTTGCATCAGTAGACGTGAGTGATATCTTGGGAACA AACAGGTTGAATATAACAAAAACGATTCGCAAGTTCTCTATAGATCCCCATTTAAGACCCACTGGTGCTGAGTTTCACTCAGGAACAATTTCACATCACATTAAGCATGGGGATGAAGTTGATGAAGAACCTGTTGAAGGCTCTGTTCCACTAACAGCTCAGAGTTTTGATACATATACTCATGT GTATCCAATTTTGGTTGTCAATTTCTACGCTCCTTGGTGCTACTGGAGCAATCGCCTg AAACCAGCATGGGAAAAGGCAGCTAAAGCTATAAGGGAAAG ATATGATCCAGAGTTGGATGGACGGATTCTTTTGGGAAAGGTAGATTGCACTGAACAACCTGACTTGTGTAGGAG GAACCACATACAAGGGTATCCATCTATTCGTATTTTTCGGAAAGGAAGTGATGTTAG GGATAACCATGGACACCATGACCATGAATCTTATTATGGAAATCGAGATGCAGATAGCTTGATTAAG ACAATGGAAGCTTTGGCTGCACCTATTCCATCGGAGTCTCAGAAGCTAGctttggagggcaagtctgaaAATACGACAGAGAATATGAAAAGGCCAGCACCGTCAGCAGGAGGATGCAGAATTGAAGGGCACGTGCGTGTGAAAAAG GTTCCCGGAAACCTTATCATCTCAGCTCATTCTGGAGCCCATTCCTTTGATACTACTCAAATGAATATGTCACATGTCGTAAACCATCTTTCGTTTGGTCGGAAGATAGCGCCTAGGGTGATGAGTGATGTGAAGCGCCTTATACCTTATCTTGGTGGAAGCCATGACAGGTTGAACGGGCGATCATTTATTAATCATCGCGATTTAGGTGCAAATGTTACT ATAGAGCATTATCTTCAAGTAGTCAAAACAGAGGTGATGATAAGGGGATCCCATAAATTAATTGAGGAGTATGAGTACACAGCCCACAGCAGCTTGGCACAGAGCATATACATACCCGTTGCAAAATTCCATTTTGAGCTTTCTCCAATGCAG GTTTTAGTAACTGAGAATCCAAAGTCCTTTTCACATTTTATCACAAATGTCTGCGCGATCATCGGTGGTGTTTTCACG GTTGCCGGAATCTTGGATTCCATTCTGTACAACACCATTAAAATGATGAAGAAGGTAGAATTAGGAAAAAATTTTTGA
- the LOC108983093 gene encoding early nodulin-like protein 3 produces MAKNNFLSNHQKKTLHSVWLVCLMLLMHEGGATEFTIGGSKGWTVPTDPKEVHYNQWAENHRFQIGDSLVFVYPPDQDSLLHVTQEDYTNCNTESPIEKFSDGHTVFNLKQSGSFYFISGNKDHCLKNEKLVVIVLADRSNKTGTDSPPPSGSTEITPAPAPANGESPSPPPVDTVEINPTPAPVSEPSPPPPSGASSVSIIGSINSLGVFIAASLVLLF; encoded by the exons ATGGCTAAAAACAATTTTCTGTCAAATCACCAAAAGAAAACATTGCATTCAGTGTGGCTCGTCTGTCTCATGCTATTGATGCATGAGGGAGGTGCTACTGAGTTTACAATTGGAGGCTCTAAGGGCTGGACTGTTCCAACTGATCCTAAGGAAGTCCACTACAATCAATGGGCAGAAAATCACAGGTTTCAAATAGGAGACTCCCTGG TGTTCGTCTATCCACCCGACCAAGACTCGTTGCTTCATGTAACCCAGGAAGACTACACCAATTGCAATACTGAATCTCCTATCGAGAAATTCTCCGATGGTCATACTGTCTTCAACCTGAAACAATCTGGGTCTTTCTACTTCATAAGTGGCAACAAAGACCACTGTCTCAAAAATGAAAAGTTGGTGGTGATTGTGTTGGCAGATAGAAGCAACAAAACAGGCACAGATTCTCCTCCACCTTCAGGTTCAACAGAGATAACTCCAGCTCCAGCACCTGCCAATGGAGAGTCTCCATCGCCACCGCCTGTTGATACTGTGGAGATAAACCCGACACCAGCTCCTGTCAGTGaaccttctcctcctcctccaagtGGAGCTTCTTCGGTCTCGATAATCGGCTCTATTAATTCCCTTGGAGTGTTCATTGCTGCATCTCTTGTTCTACTATTTTAA